The following are encoded together in the Flavobacterium sp. TR2 genome:
- a CDS encoding DUF4861 domain-containing protein, with translation MKFSHFILMVCALPSAIIAQNKATITIANNSVLDRKETVTAIKWKSLLVSYPQIDTANFVVINSKTKKQIPFQLEHKGQAAIQNLLVQVDIKAKSSLQLFIQKGKPEKFTAKTFARFVPERLDDFAWENDKIAFRAYGKALEKTEGDAYGFDVWVKNTSSLVLNDRYKRNDYHIDHGDGLDYYHVGYTLGAGNMAPFVKDTIRYSGNYHRWKILDNGPLRTTFQLIYDSWNAGGIKVQAIKTISIDAGSQLNRIENLYTFNDNKPLSVVVGIIRREKAGAILLNEQQGIMGYWEPTFEKDGTTAVGSILTTPADAMWANKEQLLSKTSVKNNESIVYYTGAAWDKAGKITSSQQWFDYLNHFNEELKNPLAVSVK, from the coding sequence ATGAAATTTTCACACTTTATCTTAATGGTTTGTGCTTTACCATCAGCCATAATAGCTCAAAACAAAGCCACCATCACCATTGCAAACAATTCTGTTTTAGATAGAAAAGAAACGGTTACCGCTATAAAATGGAAAAGCCTTCTTGTCTCCTATCCTCAGATTGACACTGCCAATTTTGTGGTCATTAACAGTAAAACCAAAAAGCAGATTCCGTTTCAATTGGAACACAAAGGACAAGCTGCGATTCAAAATTTATTGGTTCAAGTAGACATTAAAGCCAAAAGTTCATTGCAACTTTTCATTCAAAAAGGAAAACCAGAAAAATTTACTGCTAAAACTTTCGCTCGATTTGTACCCGAAAGATTAGACGATTTTGCTTGGGAGAATGACAAAATTGCTTTTCGCGCGTACGGAAAAGCTTTAGAAAAAACAGAAGGCGATGCTTATGGTTTTGATGTTTGGGTAAAAAACACTTCTAGTTTGGTTTTAAATGACCGCTACAAACGCAATGATTATCATATAGATCACGGCGACGGACTAGATTATTATCATGTTGGCTATACTTTAGGCGCAGGAAACATGGCTCCTTTTGTGAAAGATACGATTCGCTATTCTGGAAATTACCATCGATGGAAGATTTTAGACAATGGTCCGCTTCGCACTACTTTTCAGTTAATTTATGACAGCTGGAATGCTGGCGGAATCAAAGTTCAGGCTATTAAAACGATTTCTATCGATGCTGGGTCGCAATTAAATCGCATTGAGAATCTGTACACTTTCAATGATAACAAACCTTTGTCTGTTGTTGTCGGCATTATTCGAAGAGAAAAAGCTGGAGCTATACTGCTAAACGAACAGCAAGGCATTATGGGGTATTGGGAACCTACTTTTGAAAAAGACGGCACAACAGCTGTCGGTTCTATACTAACTACACCAGCCGATGCAATGTGGGCTAATAAAGAACAATTATTATCTAAAACTTCTGTGAAAAATAATGAGTCAATTGTTTATTACACTGGCGCCGCTTGGGACAAAGCAGGAAAAATTACCAGTTCGCAACAATGGTTTGACTATCTGAATCATTTTAATGAGGAGCTAAAAAATCCGCTTGCTGTAAGCGTAAAATAA
- a CDS encoding gluconate 5-dehydrogenase, producing the protein MSINLFDLTGKTALITGGVHGLGMAMAKGLGHAGAKIVVNDHSSQEAVDNAIAEYKAEGIEAYGYLFDVTDENAVIDAINKIEAEVGPIDILINNAGIIKRTPIIEMEVADFEAVIKVDLTGPFIVSKNVVKGMINRGGGKIINMCSMMSELGRDSVSAYASAKGGLKMLTKNMATEWAKYNIQTNGIGPGYFATSQTAPIRVNGHPFNEFIMGRTPAGRWGDPEDLQGAAIFLSSKASDFVNGHVVYVDGGILATIGKPSNE; encoded by the coding sequence ATGTCAATTAACTTATTTGATTTAACAGGGAAAACAGCTTTAATTACAGGAGGAGTTCACGGATTAGGAATGGCGATGGCGAAAGGTCTTGGACATGCGGGAGCAAAAATTGTGGTAAACGATCATTCGTCGCAAGAAGCTGTAGACAATGCAATTGCAGAATACAAAGCAGAAGGAATTGAAGCTTACGGATATTTGTTTGACGTGACTGATGAAAATGCTGTAATCGATGCCATCAATAAAATTGAAGCAGAAGTTGGTCCAATCGATATTTTGATCAATAATGCGGGAATAATCAAAAGAACTCCTATTATCGAAATGGAAGTTGCCGACTTTGAAGCGGTAATAAAAGTAGATTTAACCGGGCCTTTTATCGTTTCTAAAAATGTAGTAAAAGGAATGATCAACCGCGGAGGCGGAAAAATCATCAATATGTGTTCGATGATGAGCGAACTGGGAAGAGATTCTGTAAGTGCTTATGCTTCCGCAAAAGGAGGTTTGAAAATGCTGACCAAAAATATGGCAACTGAATGGGCCAAATACAATATTCAAACTAACGGAATCGGTCCTGGTTATTTTGCGACGAGCCAGACAGCGCCTATCCGCGTAAATGGTCATCCGTTTAACGAATTTATTATGGGAAGAACTCCCGCAGGACGCTGGGGAGATCCTGAAGATTTGCAAGGAGCCGCAATCTTTCTAAGTTCAAAAGCCAGTGATTTTGTAAACGGGCACGTAGTGTATGTCGATGGCGGAATTTTGGCAACGATTGGAAAACCTTCAAACGAATAA